Proteins encoded in a region of the Gemmatimonadaceae bacterium genome:
- a CDS encoding DUF2277 domain-containing protein, producing the protein MCRNIKTLANFSPPATDDEIRASALQFVRKLSGTTKPSRANEEPFNRAVEEVTEAAERLIRSLHTNATPRDREEEARKAHERGQKRFAQERSRAGREDRQRSGA; encoded by the coding sequence ATGTGCCGGAACATCAAAACCCTGGCGAATTTCTCGCCGCCTGCGACGGATGACGAAATTCGCGCGTCGGCACTGCAGTTCGTTCGGAAGCTGAGCGGGACGACGAAGCCGTCGCGCGCGAACGAGGAACCGTTCAACCGCGCCGTCGAGGAAGTCACCGAGGCCGCCGAGCGACTCATTCGCTCGTTGCACACCAACGCAACGCCACGTGATCGTGAGGAGGAGGCGCGCAAGGCGCACGAGCGTGGGCAGAAGAGATTCGCGCAGGAGCGATCGCGGGCCGGTCGGGAAGACCGCCAAAGGAGCGGGGCGTAA
- a CDS encoding glutamine--tRNA ligase/YqeY domain fusion protein, producing MTAAPPKRDFIRELVVEDVATGRFGRAPATRFPPEPNGFLHIGHAKSICLNFGIAQEFDGRCNLRFDDTNPATEDVRYVESIQQDVRWLGFEWDGLFYASDYFGKLFGIAELLVNKGKAYVDSQNETEIRVNRGTVTTPGVDSPNRSRSVDENLDLLRRMKAGEFPDGAHVLRAKIDMAHPNMIMRDPLLLRIRHAHHYRHGDEWSVYPLYDFAHGLSDAFEGITRSLCTLEFKDNREIYDWLVREAGFENPPTQIEFARLELDYTVLSKRKLLRLVNEGYVGGWDDPRMPTIAGIRRRGVTPEGIRNFAEAIGVARKPARTELATFEHYVRDDLNMRVPRVMCVVNPLKVVITNYAEQGDEHLEASYYPHDVPLTGSRPVPFSRELYIEREDFMEHPPKKFFRLAPGREVRLRYGYFITCTDVVKDSSGEIVELRCTYDPATRGGDAPDGRKVQGTIHWVSARHALDCELRLYDKLFTVPDPEDLPDGREFTDVLNPNSLIVVPKAKIEPSVGSDPTGTRYQFERTGYFMSDPVDSKPDMLVFNRTVTLRDTWAKVRERG from the coding sequence GTGACTGCTGCTCCCCCGAAGCGAGATTTCATCCGCGAGCTCGTCGTCGAGGATGTTGCGACCGGCCGCTTCGGCCGCGCGCCCGCAACGCGTTTTCCGCCCGAGCCTAACGGCTTCCTTCACATCGGTCACGCGAAGTCGATCTGCTTGAACTTCGGCATCGCCCAGGAGTTCGACGGCCGATGCAACCTGAGATTCGACGACACGAACCCGGCGACGGAGGACGTGCGTTACGTCGAGTCGATCCAGCAGGACGTGCGCTGGCTCGGCTTCGAATGGGACGGTCTGTTCTACGCCAGCGACTACTTCGGCAAGCTCTTCGGCATCGCCGAGCTGCTGGTCAATAAAGGGAAGGCCTATGTCGACTCGCAAAATGAGACCGAAATTCGCGTCAACCGCGGCACGGTGACGACACCCGGCGTCGACAGCCCGAATCGTTCGCGCTCCGTCGACGAGAACCTCGATCTCCTGCGACGCATGAAGGCGGGCGAGTTTCCGGACGGCGCTCACGTGCTGCGCGCGAAGATCGACATGGCGCACCCGAACATGATCATGCGCGACCCGCTCCTGCTGCGGATTCGCCACGCGCATCACTATCGGCACGGGGACGAGTGGTCCGTGTACCCGCTGTACGATTTTGCGCACGGCCTGTCGGATGCATTCGAGGGGATCACGCGCTCGTTATGCACCCTCGAGTTCAAGGACAACCGCGAGATCTACGATTGGCTCGTGCGTGAGGCAGGATTCGAGAACCCGCCGACGCAGATCGAGTTTGCGCGATTGGAGCTGGATTACACGGTGCTCAGCAAGCGGAAGCTTCTGCGACTGGTGAATGAGGGCTACGTCGGCGGCTGGGACGATCCGCGGATGCCGACGATTGCCGGCATTCGGCGTCGCGGCGTGACGCCCGAGGGCATCCGGAATTTCGCGGAGGCGATCGGTGTCGCGCGCAAGCCAGCCCGTACGGAGCTCGCGACGTTCGAGCACTACGTGCGCGACGATCTCAACATGCGCGTGCCGCGAGTCATGTGCGTCGTGAATCCGCTGAAGGTGGTGATCACGAATTACGCCGAGCAAGGCGACGAGCACCTCGAGGCGTCGTATTACCCGCACGACGTGCCGCTGACAGGATCGCGTCCGGTGCCGTTCTCGCGCGAGCTCTACATCGAGCGCGAGGATTTCATGGAGCATCCGCCCAAGAAATTCTTCCGGCTCGCGCCGGGTCGCGAGGTGCGGCTGCGCTACGGCTACTTCATCACGTGCACGGACGTCGTCAAGGATTCTTCAGGTGAGATCGTCGAGCTTCGCTGCACGTACGACCCGGCGACGCGCGGTGGCGATGCACCCGACGGACGCAAGGTGCAGGGCACGATTCACTGGGTCTCGGCGCGGCACGCGCTCGACTGCGAGCTCCGGCTGTACGACAAGTTGTTCACGGTGCCCGATCCCGAGGACCTTCCGGACGGCCGGGAGTTCACCGATGTTCTCAATCCGAACTCGTTGATCGTCGTGCCGAAGGCGAAGATCGAGCCGAGCGTCGGGTCGGATCCGACAGGGACGCGGTACCAGTTCGAAAGAACAGGATACTTCATGAGTGATCCGGTGGACTCGAAGCCGGATATGTTGGTGTTCAACCGAACGGTGACTTTGAGAGATACGTGGGCGAAGGTGAGGGAGCGTGGATGA
- a CDS encoding erythromycin esterase family protein encodes MSDSAVAALRWVDAHAIPITLRDSNQLIIDRAPFVGFVGSARVLGVSELTEGTRQFTEMMLGILETLSSQGFRGIAIQAPMPESMELDRYVRTGVGNPRQWLRNLGSSHWNTQEILALVEWIRNYDRDRSRVDQIGFYGFELPGAGHALAVITTLPDSVGGSALNAWLRRTIQCVSTGESAAWGRDGPASDSTFWNRCRGETAAVVDSLDALRMRLASRPSAQATVIFAEQMARLAQHDADVGLRHLPRHQTVADHIMWLLNSLGPDGRLLVWGRDVESGRLTGEGGVVQSAVPLASALGDRYRNLAFTAGQGVVRAQPINVGQREPGGETNMRLRPVRPESFEDVLNRASANDFMLDLRTAGSEPGSGWLKGPHQARLVSGVYSESALGVFETPLQFPSYYDGLLFAKTVTPASPLRR; translated from the coding sequence TTGAGCGATTCTGCCGTCGCCGCGCTCCGCTGGGTCGACGCGCACGCCATTCCGATCACATTACGCGATTCGAATCAGCTCATCATCGACCGGGCGCCATTCGTCGGATTTGTCGGCAGCGCCCGAGTGCTCGGGGTGAGCGAGCTCACCGAGGGCACGCGCCAGTTCACGGAGATGATGTTGGGAATCCTCGAAACGCTTTCGTCGCAGGGATTCCGCGGTATCGCGATTCAGGCCCCGATGCCTGAATCGATGGAACTGGATCGCTACGTGCGGACCGGCGTCGGCAATCCAAGGCAGTGGCTTCGCAACCTCGGATCATCGCACTGGAACACACAGGAGATCCTCGCGCTCGTCGAGTGGATTCGCAATTACGACCGCGATCGTTCGCGCGTTGACCAGATTGGCTTTTATGGCTTCGAGCTGCCAGGGGCGGGTCACGCACTCGCCGTCATTACGACACTGCCGGACAGCGTCGGCGGCTCGGCGCTGAATGCCTGGCTCCGAAGAACGATTCAGTGTGTCTCGACCGGCGAGAGCGCGGCGTGGGGTCGTGATGGTCCGGCCTCCGACAGTACGTTCTGGAATCGCTGCCGCGGTGAGACGGCAGCGGTCGTCGACTCTCTCGACGCGTTGCGGATGCGTCTCGCTTCTCGCCCGAGCGCGCAGGCAACAGTCATCTTTGCGGAACAGATGGCCCGCCTCGCGCAGCACGACGCGGACGTCGGACTACGCCACCTTCCGCGCCATCAAACCGTGGCCGACCACATCATGTGGCTCCTGAACAGTCTCGGTCCCGACGGCCGGCTGCTCGTGTGGGGGCGTGACGTGGAATCGGGGCGCCTGACGGGCGAGGGCGGCGTCGTCCAGTCGGCCGTGCCGCTCGCGAGCGCGCTTGGGGATCGCTATCGCAATCTCGCGTTCACCGCGGGCCAGGGCGTCGTCCGCGCCCAGCCGATCAACGTGGGCCAGCGCGAGCCGGGCGGCGAGACCAACATGCGGCTGCGCCCCGTGCGCCCCGAGTCATTTGAGGATGTGCTCAACCGTGCATCGGCGAATGATTTCATGCTCGATCTGCGCACGGCCGGGAGCGAGCCCGGATCGGGCTGGCTCAAGGGACCGCATCAGGCGCGGCTCGTGAGCGGTGTGTACTCCGAGAGCGCGCTTGGCGTTTTCGAGACGCCGCTGCAATTTCCGTCGTATTACGACGGCCTTCTTTTCGCCAAGACCGTGACGCCCGCCTCACCGCTGAGACGTTAG
- a CDS encoding cytochrome D1 domain-containing protein has protein sequence MSTRALSTSLGALLVAAAIVAASRALPAQDHARTSPFVFVENTNGGDVSIIDASTLKVVGTIPVGLSPDDIVAAPAGDVLYVSRIVHRADGRPTGTGELVAIDPHARQVSWRVAFHGVPNHVAVSPDGRRVYVTVVSGNYVDVFDPAKRALVDSVDVGTGPHDIEVSRDGKTVYVGLIRGTDVTVFDAASKRVLRKIPFTANVRPIALSHDESRLYVQLSQYYGFVVADPRTGKILRRVDMPMPKGAKTPDTLPVTTNHGLRITADGRYLIANGSMTDLAGIYSLPELRLVATVPVGRDPNWVTLSPDGRRIFVSNRGSDDVSVIDLASRKEVARVKVGRYPQRMTSVALAR, from the coding sequence ATGAGCACGCGTGCATTGTCCACATCACTCGGAGCCCTGCTTGTTGCCGCGGCAATCGTCGCCGCCAGCAGGGCGCTGCCAGCACAAGATCACGCGCGGACGTCTCCATTCGTCTTCGTGGAGAATACCAACGGCGGTGACGTCTCGATCATCGACGCCTCGACGCTGAAGGTTGTCGGGACCATTCCCGTCGGTCTTTCCCCTGACGATATCGTCGCCGCGCCCGCGGGCGACGTGCTTTACGTGAGCCGCATCGTCCACCGCGCCGACGGCCGGCCAACAGGGACTGGCGAGCTGGTCGCGATCGACCCCCACGCTCGGCAGGTCAGCTGGCGCGTGGCCTTCCACGGGGTTCCCAATCACGTCGCCGTCTCGCCCGACGGACGACGCGTGTACGTCACCGTTGTCTCGGGGAACTACGTTGACGTCTTCGATCCCGCCAAACGCGCTCTCGTCGACAGCGTCGATGTCGGAACTGGTCCGCACGACATCGAGGTCTCGCGCGATGGCAAGACAGTCTACGTCGGTCTCATTCGCGGCACCGACGTCACCGTGTTCGACGCCGCGAGCAAACGCGTCCTGCGCAAGATTCCATTCACCGCCAACGTGCGCCCGATCGCGCTCTCTCACGACGAAAGTCGACTCTACGTTCAGCTCTCCCAATACTATGGCTTCGTCGTCGCCGATCCGCGGACGGGAAAGATCTTACGTCGCGTCGACATGCCGATGCCCAAGGGCGCGAAGACGCCCGATACGCTCCCGGTGACGACGAATCACGGCCTCCGCATCACCGCCGATGGGCGGTATCTCATCGCCAATGGCAGCATGACGGATCTCGCCGGGATCTATTCCCTGCCCGAGTTGCGCCTCGTGGCGACCGTGCCCGTCGGACGGGATCCCAACTGGGTGACGCTCTCGCCCGATGGGCGGCGCATCTTCGTCAGCAATCGCGGCTCCGACGACGTTTCGGTCATCGATCTGGCGTCGCGGAAGGAGGTCGCCCGGGTGAAGGTTGGCCGCTATCCGCAGCGCATGACGTCCGTCGCCCTCGCTCGTTAG
- a CDS encoding RidA family protein, whose amino-acid sequence MPVRSRLITAALIATASHLSAQQQQGSSNKQVINRPDARPGGVLSTAVRVGDLIFLSGVMGTQAGGKLADGGIEGQTRQALENVKANLELAGATMADVAKCTVFLSDAANFAAMNKVYREFFPTDPPARSTVAVAALVVPNALLEIECTAAVKK is encoded by the coding sequence GTGCCAGTTCGAAGTCGACTCATCACCGCTGCCCTCATCGCCACGGCCAGTCATCTCTCCGCTCAGCAACAGCAAGGTTCGTCGAATAAGCAAGTTATAAACCGACCCGATGCCCGCCCGGGGGGCGTGCTCTCCACGGCCGTCCGTGTCGGGGATTTGATCTTTCTGTCTGGTGTGATGGGCACGCAGGCCGGAGGCAAGCTTGCCGACGGCGGTATCGAGGGTCAGACGCGGCAGGCGCTCGAGAACGTGAAGGCGAACCTCGAGCTCGCAGGCGCCACGATGGCCGACGTCGCCAAGTGCACGGTCTTCCTCTCCGACGCCGCGAACTTTGCGGCGATGAACAAAGTCTACCGAGAGTTCTTCCCGACCGATCCGCCCGCGCGTTCGACGGTCGCGGTCGCCGCCCTCGTCGTGCCCAACGCTCTGCTCGAGATCGAATGCACGGCTGCGGTCAAGAAGTGA
- a CDS encoding Rieske (2Fe-2S) protein, translated as MLRSRREFLGDAARLAAGAAAVGCERSHRPPPLFETTVDVSTLATDGATLVTSAPGLDGAPILVVRDGAGRFHALSMQCTHEGCPVRPPLQGVITCPCHGSQYDLQGQVRRGPAQLPLARYAVEYHRWTKRLTLRVDA; from the coding sequence GTGTTGCGCTCCCGGCGTGAATTCCTCGGCGACGCCGCGCGTCTCGCCGCCGGCGCGGCCGCGGTCGGATGCGAGCGCTCGCATCGACCGCCACCCCTCTTCGAGACCACCGTCGACGTGTCGACGCTCGCCACCGACGGTGCGACGCTCGTGACGTCCGCACCAGGCCTCGACGGTGCGCCAATCCTGGTGGTTCGCGACGGCGCAGGCCGCTTTCACGCTCTGTCGATGCAGTGCACCCACGAAGGCTGTCCGGTTCGGCCGCCCCTGCAGGGCGTGATCACCTGCCCGTGCCATGGGTCGCAATACGACCTCCAGGGCCAGGTACGCCGTGGACCCGCACAACTGCCGCTGGCGCGGTACGCGGTGGAGTACCATCGGTGGACGAAACGTCTCACTCTTCGAGTCGATGCGTGA
- a CDS encoding MmcQ/YjbR family DNA-binding protein — translation MLRSPLTRVRKLCLALPEAHEVEAWGEPTFRVKNKLFAMYASSGNHHGAGRPAIWMKAPPGNQDIMVRAQPDRFFVPPYVGPSGWIGVNLDADVDWKELDMLLRDSYRLIAPKRLAARVEGE, via the coding sequence ATGCTTCGGTCTCCCCTCACGCGCGTCCGCAAGCTCTGCCTCGCTCTTCCTGAGGCGCACGAGGTGGAAGCGTGGGGTGAGCCGACCTTTCGCGTCAAGAACAAACTCTTTGCGATGTACGCCTCGTCAGGCAATCACCACGGCGCTGGCCGTCCCGCGATCTGGATGAAAGCGCCTCCCGGCAATCAGGATATCATGGTGCGCGCTCAGCCCGATCGTTTCTTCGTTCCGCCGTACGTGGGACCGAGCGGCTGGATCGGCGTCAATCTCGACGCCGACGTCGATTGGAAAGAGCTCGACATGCTGCTGCGCGACTCGTATCGGCTCATCGCGCCGAAGCGCCTCGCCGCGCGCGTGGAGGGCGAATGA